The nucleotide sequence TCTCGAGATCAGCGGCGTATTTTTGACGTGCCTCAATGATGTGCTGGGCGTATTCGAGCGCGGACTTGGTGTCGTGGATCGAGCAAGGACCGACGACGACGAGCAGGCGGTCATCCTTCAGTGTCAGAATCGCCTCGGCACGCTTGCGGGAGTCTTCGATGAAGGCGGATTCAACCTCTCCCAGCCGGAACTCGTGCATGAGCAGGGCGGGCTGGATCAACGGCAGGATTTCAGCGACGCGGAGGTCGTCAGTGGGATGCGAAAGACTCACGGCAAGTTAGGGGCGAAAAGCGGGCGCGCAGGATGGAGGATTCTGGCCGGGAGGAAACTGAAAGTTGCGAGTTTTCAGTGCGGCGTGGTTTGTGATCAAGCTACCGCCCTTGGTGCCCAAAGCTCAGGCACCACCGCAAGGCGATGGAGATGGGGTGCGCACGGGACGCAGGCATGGAGGGCCGGAGAGGCGGCCGCCACTCATGGGAAATATGCCAATTACAGAAATTTGGCATAAATCAGGTATTTTAGCAAAGCTAAATATCAAGTTCATGGCTCCGTATTGGGTGCTTGAGGGCAAGACGGCTGTGGCGATTAACAAAAGAGGGGCGGACTCGCGTCCGCCCCTGAATGAGTCACGAATTGGAAAACTCGTGTTACGAGAGGTCTTCGCCCACGGCGTAGCGGGTGAAGCGGCGGACGATGAGGTTTTCGCCCAGCTCGGTGATCTTGCCTTTGATCAGGTCGCGGACGGTGATGTCCGGGTTCTTGATGAAGGCTTGCTCAAGGAGGCAGTTGTCGGCGTAGAATTTCTCCATTTTGCCGTCCACGATCTTGTCCACGATGTTGGCAGGCTTGCCTTTGACCAGCTCGGCGCCGATTTCGCGTTCCTTGGCGACGAGATCGGCGGGAGCGTCTTCGCGCTGGAGGAAGCGTGGGTTCGAGGCGGCGATGTGCAGGGAGATGTCCTTCACGAGGGCCTGGAAGTTTTCGTTGCGGGCGACGAAGTCGGTCTCGCAGTTCACTTCGATGAGCACGCCGATGCGGCCGGCCATGTGGATGTAGGAGGCGATGATGCCTTCCTTCGTCTGACGGTCGGCCTTCTTCTCGGCCTTGATGGTGCCTTTTTTGCGGAGGATCGTTTCAGCCTTTTCGAGATCGCCTTCGGCCTCGGTAAGAGCGGCTTTGCATTCCATCATGCCTGCGTTTGTCTTTTCACGCAGGGTCATGACGAGTTTAGCGGAGATTTCAGCCATGTGTCGTTGGTGGGGTGAAAGATTATTTCTTCGCTTCGGCGGTGGCGACGATGACGGGGTCGATCAGCTTCTGCAGGATGATGCGGATGGAGCGGATGGCGTCGTCGTTGGCGGCGATGGGGTAGTCGATGATGTTCGGGTCGGCGTTCGTATCGACGAGGGCGACGATCGGGATTTTCAAGCGGCGGGACTCATGCACGGCGATGTGCTCGCGGGCGGAATCGACGATGACGACAGCGTCCGGGATCTTGCCCATGTGGCGGATGCCGCGGAGGTTGCGCTCCAGCTTGATGCGCTCACGGTTGAGGCTGGCCAGCTCCTTCTTGGACATGAGCTTGACCTCAGGCTTGTTGTCGATGTCTTCGAGGTAATTGAGACGGGCGATGCTTTTCTTGATCGTCTCCATATTGGTGAGCGTGCCGCCCAGCCAGCGATGGTTGACGTAGAACTGGCCGCAGGCCTCGGCGGCCTCTTTGATGGCTTCCTGCGCCTGGCGCTTGCAGCCGACGAAAAGGATTTTTTTG is from Prosthecobacter sp. and encodes:
- the tsf gene encoding translation elongation factor Ts; the encoded protein is MAEISAKLVMTLREKTNAGMMECKAALTEAEGDLEKAETILRKKGTIKAEKKADRQTKEGIIASYIHMAGRIGVLIEVNCETDFVARNENFQALVKDISLHIAASNPRFLQREDAPADLVAKEREIGAELVKGKPANIVDKIVDGKMEKFYADNCLLEQAFIKNPDITVRDLIKGKITELGENLIVRRFTRYAVGEDLS
- the rpsB gene encoding 30S ribosomal protein S2 translates to MSIQILAELVEAGVHFGHQTKRWNPKMKAFIMGTKNQIHILNIEETVKQIDTAADFLADLARKSKKILFVGCKRQAQEAIKEAAEACGQFYVNHRWLGGTLTNMETIKKSIARLNYLEDIDNKPEVKLMSKKELASLNRERIKLERNLRGIRHMGKIPDAVVIVDSAREHIAVHESRRLKIPIVALVDTNADPNIIDYPIAANDDAIRSIRIILQKLIDPVIVATAEAKK